The following coding sequences lie in one Caproicibacterium argilliputei genomic window:
- a CDS encoding helix-turn-helix domain-containing protein has protein sequence MRLDEILRKIRKELNISQEQFARDLNVSFTTLNRWENSRTTPSRLAKMRIIDYCNEKGISKEIIAALEQA, from the coding sequence ATGAGACTCGACGAAATACTCAGGAAAATTCGTAAAGAACTGAATATATCTCAAGAACAATTTGCCAGAGATTTGAACGTCAGTTTTACTACGCTAAACCGCTGGGAAAACAGCCGCACCACGCCAAGTCGTCTGGCGAAAATGCGAATTATTGATTACTGTAATGAAAAAGGCATATCTAAAGAAATTATAGCGGCACTGGAGCAGGCCTGA
- a CDS encoding DEAD/DEAH box helicase family protein: MFYKMLNMARDRWYRSSDCTVNPLIDYMIHKGQMRDAQIEAIKTYLYLKIACENKPLAVLFKQGTFNSLDLDGIELSASARDFLDNYPAAAALLEYAQLKNDLGEQVSEKIEKQIKKSPDSIDYNKFFNEAFYGVTYTDYLFSLPMGAGKTYLMAAFIYLDLYFAMNEPQNPVFAHNFIIFAPSGLKSSVIPSLKTIQKFDPSWVIPEPSASNIKRKMMFEVLDQSKTANKSNKTKNPNVQKIANHQPLSELFGLVAVTNAEKVILDRIQEKNGQVTLFEESDDEKDRQANELRNLIGKLPSLSIFIDEVHHAVSDEIKLRAVVNKWSESKTVNSVIGFSGTPYLEKAEKFEVTDKLSIASAEISNIVYYYPLINGVGNFLKKPIVKISDEADSAKIVEAGVREFLDTYIDTVYDGGLVAKLGIYCGTIEKLEQMVFPLVARIIAEYGLTADSILKFHKGNKEYPQPSDSQLQFDTLDKAISNIRIVLLVQIGKEGWDCRSLTGIILSQEGDCPKNMVLQTSCRCLRQVMKNVPETALIYLNESNAEKLNAQLEQQHHISLKEFSSANNPKADIKRYDRTAYLKLPPVQFYQLKIHYETLTLEQARPDDEIPIAAANAEISHTVKTQDFAQHVTNIDVDDEERGDEPAAFTAWLYTIAKSSLGFVTMEQLNAHSGVLLDVFHTITYVRNGSRFFSSKYNRALIESNIRKAFYEKRGYTTKEELIPQEAKLLNIDNFATCVNTDKPDDYYPEQSVVENIILDDNGKLKIDRKTEQLIQLAEETGNTAFAEQTRKKYSAHPAKNRSFHYLPYKTDSNFEQTFLSEVLVFDDVEKLGLEVYYNGDRALTEFKIRCFKQNGGRWQYIGKYTPDFLIIQRKAGQIHKAVIVETKGKIYANDPTFLDKRKFMETQFLKQNNDAFGYNRFEYLYLEDTLPEKERIVQTHKAITSFFKEDAANA; this comes from the coding sequence ATGTTTTATAAGATGTTAAATATGGCAAGGGACAGATGGTACAGATCTTCCGATTGCACCGTTAATCCTTTGATTGACTATATGATTCATAAAGGACAAATGCGAGACGCACAGATAGAAGCGATTAAAACATATCTTTATTTAAAAATTGCCTGTGAAAATAAACCCCTTGCGGTTTTGTTTAAACAGGGAACATTTAATTCGTTAGATTTAGATGGCATAGAGCTCTCAGCATCAGCACGGGATTTCCTCGACAATTACCCTGCCGCTGCTGCTTTGTTGGAATATGCCCAGCTTAAAAATGATTTGGGCGAGCAGGTCTCAGAGAAAATTGAAAAGCAAATCAAGAAATCCCCCGATTCCATTGATTATAACAAATTCTTTAACGAGGCCTTTTATGGAGTTACTTATACCGACTATCTTTTCAGTCTGCCGATGGGTGCAGGTAAAACCTATCTGATGGCGGCGTTTATCTATCTTGATTTGTACTTTGCTATGAATGAGCCGCAAAATCCGGTTTTTGCCCATAACTTTATTATTTTTGCGCCGTCAGGACTAAAATCCTCCGTCATACCAAGTCTTAAGACAATACAGAAATTTGATCCATCTTGGGTTATACCGGAGCCTTCCGCAAGCAACATCAAGCGTAAAATGATGTTTGAGGTGCTTGATCAAAGCAAGACCGCGAACAAATCAAATAAAACAAAAAACCCGAATGTGCAGAAAATCGCTAACCACCAGCCGCTTTCAGAACTGTTTGGACTTGTCGCCGTGACCAATGCGGAAAAAGTAATTCTCGACCGTATTCAAGAAAAAAACGGACAGGTTACTCTATTTGAAGAGAGCGATGATGAAAAAGATCGTCAGGCAAACGAATTGCGTAACCTTATCGGCAAACTTCCGTCACTGTCCATTTTTATAGATGAAGTTCATCATGCGGTAAGCGACGAAATTAAGCTTCGCGCCGTTGTAAATAAATGGTCGGAAAGCAAAACGGTTAATTCCGTCATTGGATTTTCCGGTACACCGTACCTTGAAAAAGCTGAAAAGTTTGAAGTGACGGATAAGCTTTCAATTGCCTCGGCGGAAATTTCCAATATCGTTTACTATTATCCGCTGATAAACGGAGTGGGGAATTTTCTCAAGAAACCGATTGTTAAGATATCCGATGAAGCAGACAGCGCGAAAATTGTTGAAGCGGGTGTTCGCGAATTTCTGGATACCTACATAGATACTGTATATGATGGAGGGCTTGTGGCAAAGCTCGGTATTTATTGTGGAACCATCGAAAAACTGGAACAGATGGTTTTTCCGCTCGTTGCACGAATTATAGCTGAATACGGATTGACAGCCGACTCCATTCTGAAATTTCACAAGGGAAACAAGGAATATCCACAGCCATCTGACAGCCAGCTTCAGTTTGATACTTTGGATAAAGCAATATCAAACATCCGTATCGTCTTGCTTGTACAAATCGGCAAAGAGGGCTGGGATTGCCGCAGCTTGACAGGAATAATCCTCTCGCAGGAGGGTGACTGCCCCAAAAACATGGTATTGCAAACATCCTGCCGCTGCCTGCGCCAAGTTATGAAAAACGTGCCTGAAACTGCGCTGATTTATTTAAATGAAAGCAACGCAGAAAAATTGAATGCTCAGTTGGAACAGCAGCACCATATCTCGCTAAAAGAGTTTTCATCCGCGAATAACCCAAAGGCAGATATCAAGCGCTACGACCGTACCGCATATCTGAAGCTTCCGCCGGTTCAGTTCTATCAGCTGAAAATTCATTATGAAACCCTGACGCTTGAACAGGCAAGGCCTGACGATGAAATTCCCATTGCCGCCGCAAACGCGGAAATCTCTCATACGGTCAAAACGCAGGACTTTGCCCAGCATGTCACCAATATCGACGTTGACGACGAAGAACGCGGTGATGAACCCGCAGCCTTTACCGCATGGCTTTATACCATCGCAAAATCAAGCCTTGGTTTTGTGACGATGGAACAGTTGAACGCGCATTCCGGTGTTTTGTTAGATGTGTTCCATACAATTACATATGTCCGCAATGGCAGCAGATTTTTCAGTTCAAAATATAACAGGGCGCTGATCGAATCGAATATCCGCAAGGCTTTTTATGAAAAGCGCGGGTATACAACAAAGGAAGAATTAATTCCGCAGGAAGCGAAACTATTAAATATTGACAATTTTGCAACCTGTGTCAATACAGATAAGCCGGATGATTACTATCCCGAGCAATCAGTAGTTGAAAATATCATTCTTGACGATAACGGGAAGCTCAAAATTGACAGGAAAACAGAACAGCTGATTCAACTCGCGGAAGAGACAGGCAACACCGCCTTTGCGGAGCAAACAAGAAAAAAATATTCCGCCCATCCGGCGAAAAACCGTTCGTTCCATTACCTGCCCTATAAAACCGACAGCAACTTTGAGCAGACCTTTCTATCAGAAGTGCTTGTATTTGATGATGTGGAGAAGCTGGGACTGGAAGTTTACTACAACGGCGACCGCGCCTTGACTGAATTTAAAATTCGCTGTTTTAAGCAGAATGGCGGTCGCTGGCAGTACATCGGAAAATACACGCCTGACTTCCTGATTATTCAGCGCAAGGCCGGACAAATCCACAAGGCAGTCATTGTAGAGACAAAGGGTAAAATATACGCAAATGACCCCACATTCCTTGATAAGCGTAAATTTATGGAAACCCAGTTTTTAAAACAAAATAACGACGCGTTCGGCTATAACCGGTTTGAGTATCTTTATTTAGAGGATACCTTGCCGGAAAAAGAGCGAATTGTGCAGACACACAAAGCAATCACCAGTTTCTTTAAGGAGGATGCCGCCAATGCCTAA
- a CDS encoding HsdM family class I SAM-dependent methyltransferase — MSKHLDKIIERLGYANSPCLIYGHNNFDDTQLTTHTIKVLKELAPYAVYMVENEPFVLFFDEFHNQDDRKAINKKIWNAQIPVAIFCGTDTVTIYNGCTIDQKTLLLTQIEHLSVDSIDDNSPFSFFEITSQNFWKRYTNQFSSEKLNDVLLSNLVYLTDKLRNTYHLSYATKLVLRLIFIRYLIDRGVDLDYPGFSSNVAASRSALLKLLENKDSIYSLFTHLKKKFNGNLFELGDEINDKAFTPIALLEIKDFLAANINSSCGQLSLFDLYDFNIIPVELISNIYEILLGKEARDKDNAFYTPKYLVDYILDGTIDKHIKEKGTCKLLDPSCGSGVFLVDSYRRMIEKELNGAFFTENDKLLCDTLTDNIYGIDLNEDAIDVAIFSLYLAMLDYKNPKTLHSFRLPNLKGHNLFVCDFFDEENLSSLQKIPFDFIIGNPPWSNKPGLHVEYCKKHGYVQYLQNNDTCRSFVLRSKDFCNSETQCCFILHSTILYMQKNPSKLFRKFLLTQAEIVRIIELSSVRKLVFKNADAPAVILSYRFSGKNELQNLENRFEYISMKRNIFFELFNIVVVEKTDVKHVQQKLLKENDWAWKTLVYGLTGDIDLILFLKKNFPTLREYIKSQTPVLIYGTGVQYNDGEKMDASHLYGQPLLESKNAIDHFSIALSNISTFSKTKIHRTRDATLFQAPYCLMLRGIDMSDYTMKAVYEENSFVFKEAVFAVKGSFEQKSQLLNIVGLLNSKVYAYFNLMLGSSLGVEREQRQVEEILEFPFVYSLEIANKVKLIQDLIKQDFFVVGDDPTAQINQLNLMILKAFNLSDNEFVDYALRIQIPQLTGKNDHDVYRNVEEKDFNEYSKYYYKYLSDVFEGTGKYIQINVYPKIAKHYSAFEVMIVDSKPEEWLQFINNTTLEKSMFAKFSAHRTNEMFYSLKDVIYFEENSFYIIKPNYYKNWHPAIARLDLMDITNQILSRNGGKH; from the coding sequence TTGAGTAAGCACTTAGATAAAATTATCGAACGTTTAGGGTATGCTAATTCCCCATGCCTAATATATGGACATAACAATTTTGACGATACACAACTGACCACACATACAATTAAGGTATTAAAAGAATTGGCTCCCTACGCTGTCTACATGGTCGAAAACGAACCATTCGTATTATTCTTTGATGAATTCCACAATCAGGATGACAGGAAAGCAATAAACAAAAAGATCTGGAATGCACAAATACCTGTTGCCATTTTTTGTGGCACTGATACTGTAACAATTTACAATGGATGTACAATTGATCAAAAGACATTGCTATTGACTCAGATTGAACATCTCTCTGTGGATTCGATTGATGATAATTCTCCATTTTCATTTTTTGAAATAACAAGTCAAAATTTCTGGAAACGATACACAAATCAGTTTAGCAGCGAAAAGCTCAACGATGTTTTGCTGAGTAATCTGGTTTATTTGACAGATAAATTACGAAACACATACCATCTGTCATATGCAACTAAATTGGTTTTGCGTCTAATTTTTATTCGTTATCTTATTGACAGAGGCGTTGACTTGGATTATCCTGGTTTTTCGTCCAATGTAGCCGCATCGCGTTCAGCGTTACTTAAATTGCTTGAAAATAAGGACTCTATATATTCTTTGTTCACGCACTTGAAGAAAAAATTTAACGGAAACCTATTTGAACTGGGAGACGAAATTAATGATAAAGCATTTACTCCCATTGCGTTATTAGAAATCAAGGATTTTCTGGCAGCCAATATTAATTCTTCATGCGGTCAGTTATCTCTATTTGATCTGTACGACTTCAATATCATTCCTGTTGAATTGATCAGTAATATTTATGAAATCTTACTTGGTAAAGAAGCACGGGATAAGGATAACGCTTTTTATACACCAAAGTATTTAGTGGATTACATCCTTGACGGAACAATTGACAAGCACATTAAAGAAAAAGGAACATGCAAATTACTCGATCCTTCCTGTGGCTCTGGCGTTTTTTTAGTTGACAGTTATCGCCGTATGATCGAAAAAGAATTGAACGGAGCCTTCTTTACTGAAAACGATAAACTACTGTGTGATACTTTGACAGATAATATATACGGCATAGATCTGAATGAAGACGCCATTGATGTTGCTATTTTTTCTTTATATTTGGCAATGTTGGATTATAAGAACCCGAAAACACTGCACAGTTTTCGTTTGCCAAATTTAAAAGGGCATAATCTGTTTGTATGCGATTTCTTTGATGAGGAAAATTTGTCCTCACTCCAAAAAATACCGTTTGATTTTATCATTGGAAATCCGCCATGGTCAAACAAACCGGGGCTTCATGTCGAATATTGTAAAAAGCATGGATATGTACAATATTTGCAAAACAATGATACTTGTCGCTCTTTTGTTTTACGTTCGAAGGATTTTTGTAATTCAGAAACGCAATGCTGCTTTATACTCCATTCGACAATACTTTATATGCAAAAAAATCCATCAAAGTTATTTAGAAAGTTTTTACTAACTCAAGCAGAGATCGTTCGTATTATTGAATTATCATCTGTTAGAAAACTTGTGTTTAAAAACGCAGATGCCCCTGCGGTTATATTGTCTTACAGATTTTCAGGCAAAAATGAACTCCAGAATCTTGAAAATCGTTTTGAGTATATTTCAATGAAACGCAATATATTTTTTGAGCTATTTAACATAGTGGTTGTGGAGAAGACTGATGTCAAACATGTTCAACAAAAGTTGCTTAAAGAAAACGATTGGGCATGGAAGACGTTGGTTTATGGTTTAACAGGTGATATTGATCTAATCCTTTTTCTGAAGAAAAATTTCCCTACTCTTCGTGAATATATAAAATCGCAAACTCCAGTCCTTATATACGGAACTGGTGTACAATACAATGACGGTGAAAAAATGGATGCGTCTCATCTTTATGGACAGCCGTTATTAGAATCAAAAAATGCAATTGATCATTTTTCAATTGCACTTAGTAATATTTCTACATTCTCAAAGACTAAAATTCACAGAACGCGAGATGCCACCTTGTTTCAGGCACCATATTGTTTGATGTTGCGTGGTATTGATATGTCAGATTATACCATGAAGGCAGTATATGAAGAAAATAGTTTTGTATTTAAAGAAGCAGTATTTGCAGTTAAGGGCTCTTTTGAACAGAAATCCCAGTTGTTAAATATTGTTGGATTACTAAATTCTAAGGTATATGCGTATTTCAATTTAATGTTGGGATCTTCTTTAGGTGTTGAGCGTGAACAACGTCAAGTGGAGGAAATCCTTGAATTTCCATTTGTGTACAGCCTTGAAATTGCTAACAAAGTAAAACTAATTCAAGACTTAATAAAGCAGGATTTTTTCGTTGTAGGTGATGATCCAACTGCTCAAATAAACCAACTCAATTTGATGATTCTTAAGGCATTTAATTTGTCTGATAATGAATTTGTTGATTATGCACTGCGCATTCAAATTCCACAATTAACTGGGAAAAATGATCATGACGTTTATCGCAATGTAGAGGAAAAGGATTTTAACGAGTACAGTAAATATTATTACAAGTATTTGTCAGATGTTTTTGAAGGTACAGGAAAGTATATTCAAATCAATGTGTATCCAAAAATTGCGAAGCACTATAGCGCATTTGAAGTCATGATTGTTGATTCTAAACCCGAGGAATGGTTGCAATTTATTAACAATACTACTCTCGAGAAATCAATGTTTGCAAAATTTTCTGCGCACAGAACTAATGAAATGTTTTATTCTCTCAAAGACGTAATTTATTTTGAGGAGAATTCTTTCTACATTATTAAGCCGAACTACTATAAAAATTGGCATCCGGCAATCGCTAGGCTCGATTTGATGGACATAACAAATCAAATACTCTCCAGAAATGGAGGAAAGCACTAA
- a CDS encoding DNA methyltransferase, with protein sequence MPKKYIPFIPEPVEGQAVLANFNRVLKYKGANDVSMVLERGMPLYEMEKVETVGKNENGNMVIRGECVSACAYLKERGIEVDLVYIDPPFASGADYAKNVYIRRNPKVAEAIVTAEQELDIEELKAFEEKMYGDVWDKEKYLNWMYENLMAIKSVMSQTASIYVHLDWHIVHYVKILMDEIFGEDNFQREIIWDISVLSGFKTLAPNWVRGHDTILYYSKSDNRIFNKLRQPHTQEYLNSFNRVDENGRHYMVAHGTTRYRDQVEQKGKPFGDVWNDIMSFQQQPTSEEKVDYATQKPTSLLERIIKASSNEGMLVADFFGGSGVTAAVANKLGRRFIHCDIGINSIQTTRDRLVADGAAFDILEIKDGVSLYRNPVQTMDKIKSLIPGLRNEDSLDSFWEGAVSDSKLGTIPVYVPNLMDSGSKLLDVVLMNRIIHQAIPDLDPNIKKVIVYYVDITSEEEIRKFIAEDDSTDVEIELRDLKAILDDVVVEDYAEVKLEESHEDLFGGFEVIIEKFASDRVMQKISDFNQKAFLNSSAKKPYKPIEISEDGLELIEFLSVDCTSDSGEWHSDSEIKIDKLGYVIKNGEKTKEFWDGKIRSQKKPLRLKIRNICGDETVWAVS encoded by the coding sequence ATGCCTAAGAAATATATACCGTTTATCCCCGAACCGGTTGAGGGGCAGGCCGTTCTTGCAAACTTCAACCGTGTTCTCAAATACAAAGGCGCAAACGACGTTTCCATGGTCTTGGAACGCGGGATGCCGCTGTATGAGATGGAAAAAGTCGAAACCGTAGGCAAAAACGAAAATGGTAACATGGTGATTCGCGGCGAATGTGTTTCCGCCTGCGCTTATTTAAAAGAGCGGGGCATCGAGGTTGACCTTGTCTACATTGACCCGCCTTTTGCCAGCGGTGCGGATTATGCCAAAAACGTCTATATCCGCCGCAATCCCAAGGTCGCGGAGGCAATAGTCACAGCCGAGCAGGAACTCGACATTGAGGAACTCAAAGCCTTTGAGGAAAAAATGTACGGCGATGTGTGGGACAAAGAAAAATATTTGAACTGGATGTATGAAAATCTTATGGCAATTAAGTCTGTGATGAGCCAAACGGCAAGCATCTATGTGCATTTGGATTGGCATATTGTTCACTACGTGAAAATTCTTATGGATGAAATATTTGGAGAAGATAATTTTCAACGCGAGATTATTTGGGATATTTCAGTTCTATCTGGCTTTAAGACCTTGGCTCCCAACTGGGTCAGAGGACATGATACTATTCTTTATTATTCAAAATCAGACAATCGAATATTTAATAAATTAAGGCAACCACATACTCAAGAATATTTAAACTCGTTTAATCGTGTTGATGAAAATGGAAGACATTATATGGTTGCTCATGGTACCACTCGCTATCGTGATCAAGTCGAACAAAAAGGAAAACCATTTGGAGATGTATGGAATGATATTATGTCGTTTCAACAACAGCCAACTTCAGAAGAAAAAGTTGACTATGCAACTCAGAAACCAACTTCTTTACTGGAACGTATTATTAAAGCATCCTCAAACGAGGGCATGCTTGTCGCCGACTTTTTCGGCGGAAGCGGCGTTACGGCGGCTGTCGCTAATAAACTCGGCAGGCGTTTTATTCATTGCGACATCGGCATTAACTCCATCCAGACCACCCGTGACAGATTGGTTGCCGACGGCGCGGCGTTTGACATACTGGAAATCAAGGACGGCGTATCGCTCTACCGCAACCCGGTTCAGACGATGGACAAAATTAAATCCCTTATTCCGGGGCTGCGAAATGAGGATTCACTTGATTCTTTCTGGGAGGGCGCTGTCTCCGACAGCAAGCTCGGCACCATCCCGGTCTATGTGCCGAACCTGATGGACAGCGGTTCAAAACTGCTTGATGTGGTGCTGATGAACCGCATCATTCATCAAGCTATTCCCGACCTTGATCCCAATATTAAAAAAGTTATTGTTTATTATGTGGATATTACAAGCGAAGAAGAAATCCGAAAATTCATCGCGGAGGATGACAGTACGGATGTTGAAATTGAGCTTCGCGACCTAAAAGCGATTCTTGACGACGTGGTTGTTGAAGATTACGCCGAAGTAAAACTGGAAGAATCCCATGAGGACTTGTTCGGCGGGTTTGAAGTAATAATTGAAAAGTTCGCTAGCGATCGTGTGATGCAGAAAATCAGCGATTTCAACCAAAAGGCGTTTTTAAACTCAAGCGCGAAAAAGCCTTATAAGCCGATTGAAATCAGCGAAGACGGACTTGAGCTGATTGAATTTCTCAGCGTCGATTGCACATCCGATAGCGGCGAGTGGCACTCCGACAGTGAAATCAAGATTGATAAGCTCGGCTATGTTATCAAAAACGGTGAAAAGACAAAGGAATTCTGGGATGGAAAGATCCGCAGTCAAAAGAAGCCTCTGCGACTGAAAATTCGAAATATCTGCGGGGATGAAACAGTCTGGGCTGTTAGTTAA